A region of the Silene latifolia isolate original U9 population chromosome 9, ASM4854445v1, whole genome shotgun sequence genome:
ACATGTTCCCTTTCCAAAGGAACCAAAGACTCAACTATTTTTGCATTGTACGCTCTTTAGATCGTGAAGTTGCAACCTTTAATGCAACTTTTGTCGCGTGTTTCATCATTGGAAATAAACCTTTGTGTGATGCGAGCACAGAGTTAAGGTTGCATACATCAAACCCTATTTTTACTTGCTGTTTGTTAAATTCTGGACGCATGAGAGTAATCTAGTACTTGTTGTTACCCTTATATATCATTGAATTTACCCATTTAGTTAGGTCCTGCTTCTTTAGAAGATGAGTTGTCACCTTATTGGTGGTAGTATCATAATTGTTAGTTTGTTATCGTTCTAACTCCAAATTGTTTGTGTATTCACTTATGGCAGCTGTGGATTGCGCTACTTATCGGCAGTAATAGTAGTGCATGGTTTGGGACAGCTGTCCTTGTTACCAATATGAGGAATTTTCCACTGAGTAGGGGAACTGTTGCTGGCATTCTGAAGGGCTATGTAGGCCTTAGTGCTGCAATATATACAGAGATATATAGTATGGTGCTTAATAACTCTGACTCAGACCTCTTACTTTTTCTCACACTCGGCCTCCCTGTCATATGTTTTATCATGATGTACTTCATCCGGCCTTGTACACCAGCTTCTGGGGAAGACTCTTCTCAACatgttcatttctttttcacACAAGGAGCTAGTATTCTTCTCGGCATCTATCTCGTAACAACTACCGTTATTACTCATGCATATTCCATCAGGAAAACCATTGCCTACACATTTATTGGGATAATGATCTTATTTATGATGGCTCCTCTTGCCATACCAATCAAAATGACATTATTTCCTTCCAGTCAGAAAAAACTTACCGGACCTGTAGATTCCTCAGATATGCTGGCACCAAATGACGGTGAAATACCCCAAACTGAACCCCTTTTGGTAAAATCCACTTCCGAGTCTCCACTTAATAGTTTTCGTGAGGGTGAAGATGTTTCTGAAGTGGACATGCTTTTAGCAGTTGGACAGGGAGCAATAAAACAGAAAAAGAGACCTCGTAGAGGGGATGATTTTAACTTCCGACAAGCATTAGTAAAGGCTGATTTCTGGCTTTTGTGGATGGTGTACTTTCTAGGGGTTGGTTCTGGGATAACTGTTCTTAACAATTTGGCTCAAATAGGGTATGCTCAAGGAGAGGGTGATACAACCATGCTGCTGTCTATTTTTGCTTTCTGCAATTTCATTGGCCGCTTGGGCGGAGGTGCTGTGTCTGAATACACCATCAGGTAATTTTGGTAGCGGTTTTCATTACATCTGTTGTTTTGTAGGGCTTGTGAGTATTTTTGGCATACTGATAATATTCCCTAATCTCTTATCTTGGAATGGTGATTGCAACCGATACTGAACCAAAATCGATTCAATCCGATCTCAACCCTCTGTTTTAAAACTTGCTCCTGATCTCGAACTATATCCTTACACAATCCCTTTCTTACCTGAAACCGACCCAATCCGATTATTGTATAAAATTCTCATTATGTAAACTTTGTTGCGCAACAGAATACACATTTAAAGGAAAAACAGTTGGTTCTGATCGGGTTTTGGACAAGTTTTGAATTGGATTTGCGTTTGGATTACATAAAATAATCATCATAAATAGATTTCGGGTTGGGTTTTGTATTAGATTTGGATTGATTGGTGATTCGATACGAACTTTTATACCTTCTCTGGTTAAGGAAATACAAAGGACCTTATACACTAGATTACTATTTACATTTCCTACTACAAATAGTTGGTCAAAATCTCAGCCAGGCATTTCTTGCATAAAACTGATTCCCTTTCAAATGACCTTGCAGATGGAAAACAATTCCTCGGACAATTTGGATGAGTATAACACAATTGATTATGGTTATAGTCTTCCTTCTTTATGCATCTGCTCTCAGTGGTACGCTTTATGTTGCTACCGTATTGTTCGGAATATGCTATGGGCTTCAGGTTGCTGTAATGATTCCAACTGCCTCAGAACTTTTCGGACTCAAACATTTTGGGCTTATTTACAACTTTATACAAGCAAGCAACCCTATTGGTGCTCTTCTCTTCTCAGGATTACTTGCTGGCTATGTTTATGATACTGAAGCTAAGAAACAAGGAGTATCAACTTGTGTAGGACCCTCTTGCTTTAGGCTTACTTTTTTGGTTCTCGCTGGAGTTTGTGCGTTGGGGTCATTACTAAGCTTAATACTTACGATAAGGATCCGACCTGTTTACCAGATGCTTTATTCCGGAGGTTCTTTTCGTTTGCCCCAAAGAACTGGTAATTGACGATAGAGTAGATATGAGATTTAGTCAGCTGTCAAATGGGTCGAGTGGGACGAGTCAGCTTTTGGGCAGGTCTTTCTAGCTGGTCCGACAGTAGGGTCTAAATTGTACGGATTATCGCTAGTATCAGATAGATATAAATTTTAATCTTATTGTATTTGTTCTATAATAAGGAATTTTCAACTTTTTGATTTCGGTGGTGATGGAACGCTGAAACTTACTACTACTATTACCGAGTATACGTTAGTATATACTCTTGTTACAGGTATCTGGGTTTTATATGCTTTTGGGAATAACTGCACCTCTGCTTTCTTCTATCGTTCTTTCAGATAAGTTTTAAACTGTTCTTACAACTCTTCACTTCACTTTGGGTTCATACCCGTATTGTACCCAAAAAGTTAGTCATTGCAGTTCGATATGTAGAGGGTTTTGCCCAGCTCGATACCAGTATATTGTAATGCATAACGTGATATACAGTTCTCCGTATTACTTGCCCCAACTTTAAAAAATTGCGAAGATGTGTATAGGCACTTTCACGGAACAAATTGCCAGATTAAGTGTTGCAACACGGTGAAGGAGTCACAGACATTAGtcaaagaaaaagagaagaacgATCCTGCTTTCGGTAATATGGCTACTAAGGTGCAGTTTTGAGAAGATCAATGTTCCTCCGAATGAAGGGGGGATGAGGAAGGTCGAGAAGTACACCATGAACAGGCAACAACAAAGAAGAAGAGAGAGATATCAAAGGGTCAGGATCGGGA
Encoded here:
- the LOC141599697 gene encoding protein NUCLEAR FUSION DEFECTIVE 4, producing the protein MSAVTLKEGSRPPWVGLAAAVWVEFAGGNSYTFPLFTPSLKSILGFNQQQITILGVANDFGDMGILPGIACNKFPPWAVLSIGAFSCFLGYGVLWLAVSQTVLNLPYWLLWIALLIGSNSSAWFGTAVLVTNMRNFPLSRGTVAGILKGYVGLSAAIYTEIYSMVLNNSDSDLLLFLTLGLPVICFIMMYFIRPCTPASGEDSSQHVHFFFTQGASILLGIYLVTTTVITHAYSIRKTIAYTFIGIMILFMMAPLAIPIKMTLFPSSQKKLTGPVDSSDMLAPNDGEIPQTEPLLVKSTSESPLNSFREGEDVSEVDMLLAVGQGAIKQKKRPRRGDDFNFRQALVKADFWLLWMVYFLGVGSGITVLNNLAQIGYAQGEGDTTMLLSIFAFCNFIGRLGGGAVSEYTIRWKTIPRTIWMSITQLIMVIVFLLYASALSGTLYVATVLFGICYGLQVAVMIPTASELFGLKHFGLIYNFIQASNPIGALLFSGLLAGYVYDTEAKKQGVSTCVGPSCFRLTFLVLAGVCALGSLLSLILTIRIRPVYQMLYSGGSFRLPQRTGN